In Hwangdonia lutea, a single window of DNA contains:
- the argS gene encoding arginine--tRNA ligase: MSLQEILSNHVKQAVQKAYNLNIDTVEFQATRKEFAGDITVVIFPMLRFIKGNPVQIGETVGNYLVEHVTEVKAFNVVKGFLNIEINDVYFMRFFNESLKDETFGFSAINKNEKAVMVEYSSPNTNKPLHLGHVRNNLLGYSVAEILKASGKKVYKTQIINDRGIHICKSMLAWKRFGNGETPESTGLKGDKLVGNYYVKFDQEYKKEIESLISKGQSAEEAKKNAPILLEAQNMLLKWEAGDEETVALWKKMNGWVYDGFDITYKNLGVDFDTLYYESDTYLLGKEFVEEGLKTGVFEEAEDGSVWCDLTEDGLDKKIVQRADGTAVYMTQDIGTAIQRIKDFPDVGGMVYTVGNEQDYHFQVLFLILKKLGFDWAKNLYHLSYGMVDLPSGKMKSREGTVVDADDLIDDMAKTAGEISEELGKLDGYSETEKQALYKTIGLGALKYYILKVDPKKRILFDPKESIDFQGNTGPFIQYTYARIQSIIRKANFDYSNPNSAIVERPLHSKEKELLKQLQLFPEVIQNAATQHSPALVANYTYELVKTFNSFYQNVSILGADNELDKIFRVQLSNKVALTIKNAFSVLGIQVPERM; encoded by the coding sequence ATGAGCCTTCAGGAGATATTATCCAATCACGTAAAACAAGCTGTACAAAAAGCTTACAATTTAAATATTGATACGGTAGAATTTCAAGCCACCAGAAAAGAATTTGCTGGCGATATTACCGTTGTTATTTTCCCGATGCTGCGCTTTATAAAAGGAAACCCTGTGCAAATAGGGGAAACTGTTGGTAATTATTTAGTTGAACATGTTACTGAGGTTAAGGCGTTTAATGTTGTAAAAGGGTTTTTAAATATCGAGATAAACGATGTTTATTTCATGCGTTTTTTTAATGAGAGTCTTAAAGATGAAACTTTCGGGTTCTCAGCTATAAACAAAAATGAAAAGGCTGTAATGGTTGAGTATTCTTCGCCAAATACCAACAAACCATTGCATTTGGGACACGTAAGAAATAATTTATTGGGTTACAGTGTTGCCGAAATTTTAAAAGCTTCGGGTAAAAAAGTATACAAAACGCAAATTATAAACGACAGAGGCATCCATATCTGTAAAAGTATGTTGGCTTGGAAGCGTTTTGGCAATGGCGAAACACCAGAAAGCACAGGTTTAAAAGGCGATAAATTGGTTGGTAATTACTATGTGAAGTTCGACCAAGAATATAAAAAAGAAATTGAAAGTTTAATTTCTAAAGGGCAGAGTGCCGAGGAAGCCAAAAAGAATGCACCAATTTTATTGGAAGCCCAAAACATGCTTTTAAAGTGGGAAGCTGGCGATGAAGAAACCGTTGCCCTTTGGAAAAAAATGAATGGTTGGGTTTATGATGGTTTTGATATTACCTATAAAAATTTAGGCGTCGATTTTGATACGCTATATTACGAAAGCGATACCTATTTGTTGGGTAAGGAGTTTGTTGAAGAAGGTTTAAAAACAGGTGTTTTTGAAGAGGCTGAAGATGGCTCGGTTTGGTGCGATTTAACCGAAGATGGTTTAGATAAAAAAATTGTACAACGTGCCGATGGTACAGCAGTTTATATGACGCAAGACATTGGTACGGCCATACAGCGTATAAAGGATTTTCCAGATGTTGGCGGTATGGTTTACACCGTTGGAAACGAACAAGATTACCATTTTCAGGTGCTGTTTTTAATTCTTAAAAAATTAGGATTCGATTGGGCAAAAAACCTCTATCATTTAAGTTATGGTATGGTAGATTTACCTTCTGGAAAAATGAAAAGTAGAGAAGGAACCGTTGTTGATGCCGACGATTTAATTGATGACATGGCTAAAACCGCTGGTGAGATTTCAGAAGAATTAGGCAAACTTGATGGCTATTCTGAAACCGAAAAACAAGCACTTTACAAAACCATAGGTTTGGGCGCTTTAAAATATTACATTTTAAAAGTCGATCCTAAAAAACGAATTTTATTCGACCCCAAAGAATCCATAGATTTTCAAGGTAATACGGGGCCGTTTATTCAATATACCTATGCCAGAATTCAATCAATTATAAGAAAAGCAAATTTCGATTATTCAAATCCAAACAGCGCTATTGTTGAAAGGCCTTTACACAGCAAAGAAAAAGAGCTTTTAAAACAACTTCAATTATTTCCCGAGGTTATTCAAAATGCCGCAACACAGCACAGTCCCGCATTAGTTGCCAATTATACCTACGAACTGGTAAAGACATTTAATTCATTTTATCAAAACGTGTCTATTTTAGGTGCCGATAACGAATTGGACAAAATATTTAGGGTGCAGCTTTCAAATAAAGTGGCTTTAACCATTAAAAATGCATTTAGCGTTTTAGGAATTCAGGTTCCGGAAAGGATGTAA
- a CDS encoding SprT-like domain-containing protein, which yields MQHQLKDYIPQGAIPQVLKLLEHDNLTVKIKNERKTRHGDYKQLPNGKHQITINSNLNIYRFLITLIHEIAHFEAFKTHGKFIKPHGLEWKHTFQHLMLPFLNPNIFPSDLLPLLAKHFKNPKASSDTDVKLALALKQFDAPNNKTYVFEVPLGQAFKLYNGKIFKKGSKRVKRYECVEVKTGKLYLFNPNAEVELLN from the coding sequence ATGCAACATCAGCTAAAAGATTATATTCCACAAGGGGCGATACCACAAGTTTTAAAACTTTTAGAGCACGATAATTTAACGGTTAAAATTAAAAACGAACGTAAAACCCGCCATGGCGATTATAAGCAACTGCCCAACGGAAAGCATCAAATTACTATAAACTCCAATTTAAATATCTATCGATTTTTAATCACTTTAATACACGAAATTGCTCATTTTGAAGCTTTCAAAACACATGGTAAATTTATTAAACCCCACGGTTTGGAGTGGAAACACACGTTTCAGCATTTAATGTTACCATTTTTAAATCCCAATATTTTTCCGAGTGATTTGTTGCCACTTTTAGCAAAACATTTTAAAAACCCAAAAGCGAGTAGCGATACCGATGTTAAATTAGCCTTGGCTTTAAAGCAATTTGACGCGCCAAACAATAAAACCTATGTTTTTGAGGTGCCTTTGGGACAAGCTTTTAAATTGTATAACGGTAAAATATTTAAAAAAGGCAGTAAACGAGTAAAACGCTACGAATGCGTTGAGGTTAAAACAGGAAAGTTGTATCTTTTCAACCCGAATGCTGAGGTAGAATTATTAAATTGA
- a CDS encoding mannose-1-phosphate guanylyltransferase, protein MKNSNYYAILMAGGVGSRFWPVSTEAFPKQFHDMLGTGDTLIQKTFNRLAHLIPKENIFILTNERYNDLVFEQLPEVTKRQVVLEPAMRNTAPCILYASLKIQKENPDAVMIVAPSDHWIEDENKFTENVQQAFDYCAENDALMTLGITPTFPNTGYGYIEFDNASAEAIKTVNQFREKPDYETAKTFIAKGNFLWNAGIFMWSAKSVVEAFKNNQPDLYALFENGIGVYNTDSEDDFIRDNYKKAENISVDYAIMEKSNNVFVIAAEFDWNDLGTWGSLYDKLDKDNSGNAVVNARTLTEDASGNMIRTKNDKVVVVDGLQDYIIVDKDEVLLIYPKSKEQDIKQVLQKVKNKFGNHLG, encoded by the coding sequence ATGAAGAATTCAAATTATTACGCCATATTGATGGCAGGCGGTGTAGGCTCAAGGTTTTGGCCCGTAAGTACAGAAGCATTTCCAAAACAATTTCACGATATGTTGGGAACCGGCGATACGCTCATTCAAAAAACATTCAATCGCTTAGCACATTTAATTCCTAAGGAAAATATTTTCATTTTAACCAATGAGCGCTATAACGATTTGGTTTTCGAACAGCTTCCAGAAGTCACCAAACGACAAGTGGTTTTAGAACCGGCAATGCGGAACACGGCACCTTGTATTTTGTATGCCTCGTTAAAAATCCAAAAGGAAAATCCAGATGCGGTCATGATTGTGGCACCGAGTGATCATTGGATTGAGGACGAAAATAAGTTTACTGAAAACGTACAACAAGCCTTTGATTATTGTGCCGAAAATGATGCGCTCATGACGCTGGGCATCACGCCTACATTTCCCAATACCGGTTACGGTTATATTGAGTTCGATAACGCTTCCGCCGAAGCGATAAAAACAGTAAACCAATTTAGGGAAAAACCAGACTACGAAACCGCAAAAACCTTTATCGCTAAAGGGAATTTTTTGTGGAATGCCGGTATTTTTATGTGGAGCGCTAAAAGCGTTGTTGAAGCATTTAAAAACAATCAACCAGATTTGTACGCCTTATTTGAAAACGGAATAGGCGTTTATAATACCGATTCTGAAGATGATTTTATTAGAGATAATTACAAAAAAGCCGAAAACATTTCGGTGGATTATGCCATTATGGAAAAATCTAATAATGTATTTGTAATTGCAGCGGAATTCGATTGGAACGATTTAGGAACCTGGGGAAGTCTATACGATAAATTGGATAAAGACAACTCGGGAAATGCCGTTGTAAATGCCCGAACTTTAACCGAAGATGCATCGGGAAATATGATACGCACCAAAAACGACAAAGTGGTTGTGGTTGATGGTTTGCAGGATTACATTATCGTAGATAAAGACGAGGTTTTACTCATCTATCCAAAATCGAAAGAACAGGATATTAAGCAAGTGCTTCAAAAAGTAAAAAATAAATTTGGCAATCATTTGGGCTAA
- a CDS encoding DUF389 domain-containing protein yields the protein MEENKFNFSEEENNREKAVAQSKEAVRKDAKGLWQSVKTFFSELLDFREDTDRDATVDAIKGDISFKGATAWILICSIFVASVGLNANSTAVVIGAMLISPLMGPILGVGLSIAINDIDTLKRSLINLAIMIALSLITAFLFFRFFPLSEDTSELLGRVQPDIRDVLIAFFGGLALIIARTKRGTIASVIFGVAIATALMPPLCTAGYGLAKGNWEYFFGAMYLFTINTIFIALATFLVLKVLRFPMLKYANSKKRRFISRMAMLLAIVVMVPAGFTFFSVYQESSFEVDAQAFINNELDALPHSEYIKKNSLYKYGGSESSVIELNSFGLDEIPESTISVLQSRIASYPALNRYNTQLKFNQSRSKGLDNLRYMEELRTRDSLDLLSQTQKIRYLENKVNQLSKLERDYIPFEALTKEVEINYETIEQFSYAKVINTNFKKLDTVTVFSVKWVDSLTNESVKTKEKEKLEKWLKLKLNTNNLVVKQAD from the coding sequence ATGGAAGAAAATAAATTTAACTTTTCGGAAGAAGAAAACAATAGAGAGAAAGCCGTAGCGCAATCTAAAGAAGCAGTTAGGAAAGATGCTAAGGGGCTGTGGCAGAGTGTTAAAACCTTTTTTAGCGAGCTATTGGATTTTCGAGAGGACACCGACAGGGATGCTACTGTTGATGCTATAAAAGGCGATATTTCGTTTAAAGGCGCCACCGCTTGGATTTTAATTTGTTCCATTTTTGTGGCATCGGTTGGATTAAATGCCAACTCAACAGCTGTGGTTATTGGTGCCATGTTAATTTCGCCCTTAATGGGGCCAATTTTGGGCGTGGGACTTTCTATTGCCATTAACGATATAGACACCCTTAAAAGATCGCTTATTAATTTGGCCATTATGATTGCGCTAAGTTTAATAACCGCATTTTTATTTTTTAGATTTTTTCCGTTAAGTGAGGATACGTCAGAGCTTTTAGGTAGGGTACAACCCGATATTCGCGATGTTTTAATAGCCTTTTTTGGTGGTTTAGCGCTTATTATTGCGCGCACCAAACGCGGCACCATAGCCTCGGTAATATTTGGTGTTGCCATTGCCACGGCATTAATGCCTCCACTTTGTACTGCCGGTTACGGTTTGGCAAAAGGCAATTGGGAATACTTTTTCGGTGCCATGTATTTGTTTACCATCAACACGATATTTATTGCTTTGGCAACTTTTTTAGTACTGAAAGTATTACGGTTTCCTATGCTTAAATACGCCAATTCCAAAAAGCGTCGGTTTATTTCCAGAATGGCGATGTTGTTGGCCATTGTGGTTATGGTTCCTGCGGGTTTTACCTTTTTTAGCGTTTACCAAGAAAGTAGTTTTGAAGTTGATGCACAAGCATTTATAAACAATGAATTGGATGCACTTCCGCACTCAGAATATATCAAAAAAAATTCCTTGTATAAATACGGTGGGAGTGAAAGTAGTGTAATTGAGTTGAATTCTTTCGGCTTGGATGAAATTCCGGAAAGCACCATTTCAGTATTACAAAGCCGAATAGCATCGTACCCCGCATTAAATAGATATAATACCCAACTCAAGTTTAACCAGAGCAGAAGCAAAGGTTTGGATAACTTAAGATATATGGAAGAACTCCGAACACGAGATTCTTTAGATTTATTGTCTCAAACCCAAAAAATAAGGTATTTGGAAAATAAGGTAAATCAACTCTCAAAACTGGAACGAGACTATATTCCTTTTGAAGCCTTGACGAAAGAAGTGGAAATTAATTATGAAACCATAGAACAGTTTTCGTATGCCAAGGTTATTAATACCAACTTTAAAAAATTGGATACTGTAACGGTGTTTTCAGTAAAATGGGTTGATTCTTTGACCAATGAGTCCGTAAAGACCAAAGAAAAGGAAAAACTTGAAAAATGGTTAAAGCTAAAATTGAATACCAATAATCTGGTGGTTAAACAGGCTGATTGA
- a CDS encoding ABC transporter ATP-binding protein produces MIEVKNLHKSFGDVKVLKGISTTFEKGKTNLIIGQSGSGKTVFLKCLLGLFDYEEGTIAYNGKIFSQLTEDQKRNLRAEIGMVFQGSALFDSMTIAQNVMFPLRMFTNQSKSEMEDRVDFVLKRVNLDDAHNKMPSEASGGMQKRVAIARAIVNKPKYLFCDEPNSGLDPKTAIVIDNLIQEITDEYQIITVINSHDMNSVMEIGEKIVFLKNGVKAWEGSNETIFKTDNEAVTNFVYSSNLFKKVRKMYIEEHE; encoded by the coding sequence ATGATAGAAGTTAAAAATTTACATAAATCGTTTGGTGATGTTAAGGTTTTAAAAGGCATTAGCACCACTTTTGAGAAAGGCAAAACCAATCTTATAATTGGGCAAAGTGGTTCGGGTAAAACCGTTTTTTTAAAGTGTTTATTAGGACTGTTTGATTATGAAGAAGGCACAATAGCTTACAATGGAAAAATATTCTCGCAATTAACCGAAGACCAAAAACGTAATTTACGGGCAGAAATTGGCATGGTTTTTCAAGGTAGCGCTTTGTTCGATTCGATGACGATTGCTCAAAACGTTATGTTTCCGTTACGCATGTTTACCAATCAAAGTAAAAGCGAAATGGAAGATCGTGTAGATTTTGTACTAAAACGTGTTAACCTTGATGATGCACACAACAAAATGCCGAGTGAAGCATCTGGAGGTATGCAAAAACGTGTTGCCATTGCACGCGCTATTGTTAATAAACCAAAATATTTATTTTGCGACGAGCCCAATTCTGGACTAGACCCAAAAACAGCCATTGTTATTGACAACCTAATTCAGGAGATTACAGACGAATACCAAATCATTACCGTTATTAATTCGCACGATATGAATTCGGTAATGGAAATAGGCGAAAAAATCGTGTTTTTAAAAAATGGTGTAAAAGCTTGGGAAGGCTCAAACGAAACCATTTTTAAAACCGATAACGAGGCAGTTACAAATTTTGTGTACTCTTCAAACTTATTTAAAAAAGTACGCAAGATGTATATTGAAGAGCATGAATAA
- a CDS encoding MlaE family ABC transporter permease, which yields MTYLHNIGLYFLMIVEMFRKPTKWSVMKTLILKDIDDLIIGSLGIIAFISFFVGGVITIQTALNIDNPLIPKYLVGFATRQSVILEFAPTFTSIIMAGKVGSFITSSIGTMRVTEQIDALEVMGINSLNYLVFPKTIALLLYPFAIAIGMFLGILGGMAACVFGGYTSLADYILGLQTDFDTFHVAYSFVKTFIFAFVLATIPSFHGYYMKGGALEVGKASTTSFVWTAVVIILLNYILTDMMLGQ from the coding sequence ATGACTTACCTTCATAATATTGGATTATATTTTTTAATGATTGTTGAGATGTTTCGCAAGCCAACTAAATGGTCGGTGATGAAAACATTAATCCTTAAAGATATTGACGATTTAATTATTGGATCGCTAGGTATTATTGCCTTTATCTCATTTTTTGTTGGTGGCGTAATTACCATTCAAACGGCATTGAATATAGACAATCCGTTAATTCCAAAATACCTAGTAGGTTTTGCAACGAGGCAATCAGTTATTTTAGAGTTTGCACCAACATTCACCTCAATAATTATGGCTGGTAAAGTAGGTTCGTTTATCACTTCAAGCATAGGCACAATGCGTGTTACAGAGCAAATTGACGCCTTGGAAGTTATGGGTATAAATTCACTTAACTATTTGGTGTTTCCCAAAACAATTGCTTTATTGCTGTATCCTTTCGCCATTGCCATTGGTATGTTTTTAGGCATTTTAGGCGGTATGGCCGCTTGCGTTTTTGGTGGTTATACCTCGTTAGCAGACTATATTCTTGGGCTACAAACCGATTTTGACACATTCCATGTCGCTTATTCGTTTGTTAAAACATTTATTTTCGCTTTTGTTTTAGCAACCATTCCGTCGTTTCACGGCTATTACATGAAAGGCGGCGCATTGGAAGTTGGCAAAGCGAGTACTACTTCTTTTGTGTGGACTGCCGTAGTTATTATTTTATTGAATTATATATTAACGGATATGATGTTAGGACAATGA
- the pafA gene encoding alkaline phosphatase PafA has translation MLKNTVPPILIIFLFNISLAQRPEVKRPETKAETLSEKPKLVVGIVVDQMRYDYLTRFESKFGEGGFMRMINEGFNCKNNHFNYVPTYTGPGHASVYTGTTPKYHGIIANYWYDKALKKDVYCAGDDTFQSVGTSEKSGQMSPHRMKTTTFTDENRLFTQMRGKTIGISIKDRGAVLPAGHTANAAYWFQGKDEGNWISSTFYMNDLPKWVKDFNSEKSVSKYLTEWNTLYDINTYTESGSDLNTFEGGFKGKETATFPYQLDVLKDRNGGYDLLKATAYGNSLTTDFALAALKGEQLGQDNDTDVLTVSYSSTDYVGHNFGVNSKEVQDTYIRLDKDLERLFNALDAQVGKGNYTVFLTADHAAIDVPAYLKSVKIPAGYLDNKKTKKQFEAFMESTFKDSNLIENVSNNQIFLNRERIKALGLNLTDVQNAIVNELINYDHVDKVYTATTMRSTQFTKGIEALLQKGFNQKRSGDILIVPDPAFISYSRTGSTHGSGLNHDTHVPLLFFGKGIKHGQTLQKTEITDIAPTMSALLGISFPNGSIGKPLEIVLE, from the coding sequence ATGTTAAAAAACACAGTCCCTCCTATTTTAATTATTTTTTTGTTCAATATTTCATTGGCACAAAGACCAGAAGTGAAAAGACCAGAAACTAAAGCCGAAACGCTTAGTGAAAAACCTAAATTGGTAGTTGGTATTGTAGTCGACCAAATGCGGTACGATTATTTAACCCGTTTTGAAAGCAAGTTTGGCGAAGGCGGATTTATGCGCATGATAAACGAGGGGTTTAACTGTAAAAACAACCATTTTAATTACGTGCCAACCTACACGGGCCCTGGCCATGCGTCGGTTTACACGGGTACAACTCCTAAATATCACGGCATAATAGCTAATTATTGGTACGATAAAGCGCTGAAAAAGGATGTGTATTGTGCTGGCGATGATACGTTTCAGTCCGTTGGTACATCTGAAAAATCTGGGCAAATGTCTCCCCATCGCATGAAAACCACAACGTTTACAGATGAGAATAGATTGTTTACCCAAATGCGCGGAAAAACCATTGGCATTTCAATTAAAGATAGAGGGGCGGTTTTACCTGCAGGTCATACTGCAAATGCAGCCTATTGGTTTCAGGGAAAAGATGAAGGCAACTGGATTTCGAGTACCTTTTATATGAATGATTTGCCAAAATGGGTAAAGGATTTTAATTCCGAAAAATCGGTTTCTAAATACTTAACCGAATGGAATACACTTTACGATATTAACACATACACCGAAAGTGGTAGCGATTTAAATACCTTTGAAGGTGGTTTTAAGGGCAAGGAAACGGCGACTTTCCCGTATCAATTAGATGTTTTAAAAGATAGAAACGGGGGTTACGATTTATTAAAAGCTACGGCTTATGGAAACAGCTTAACTACCGATTTTGCATTGGCAGCCTTAAAAGGTGAACAATTAGGGCAAGATAATGATACCGATGTGTTAACGGTAAGCTATTCAAGTACCGATTATGTGGGACATAATTTTGGAGTAAACTCTAAAGAAGTCCAAGATACTTACATCCGATTGGATAAAGATTTAGAGCGATTGTTTAATGCCTTAGATGCTCAAGTGGGTAAAGGTAATTACACCGTGTTTTTAACAGCCGATCATGCCGCCATTGATGTGCCTGCCTATTTAAAATCGGTAAAAATTCCAGCGGGTTATTTAGATAATAAAAAAACTAAAAAACAGTTTGAAGCCTTTATGGAGTCCACTTTTAAAGATTCCAATTTAATTGAAAACGTAAGCAACAATCAAATTTTCTTAAACCGAGAAAGAATTAAAGCTTTGGGCTTAAATTTAACCGATGTGCAAAACGCTATTGTAAACGAGCTTATAAATTATGATCATGTAGATAAGGTTTATACGGCAACCACCATGCGCTCAACACAATTTACCAAGGGTATTGAAGCCTTATTGCAAAAAGGGTTTAACCAAAAACGTTCGGGCGATATTTTAATAGTTCCAGATCCTGCTTTTATCTCGTATTCAAGAACAGGTTCAACCCACGGTAGCGGCTTAAATCACGATACGCACGTGCCTTTGTTGTTTTTTGGAAAAGGAATTAAACACGGGCAAACCTTACAAAAAACAGAAATTACCGATATAGCACCAACCATGTCTGCATTGTTGGGTATTAGTTTTCCAAACGGTTCTATTGGTAAACCATTGGAAATTGTTTTAGAGTAA
- a CDS encoding DNA/RNA non-specific endonuclease, whose amino-acid sequence MSKRTLYSIIAILILLGVYSYEYFLNEEEKAEVVSEGKSTKSDTNAYFLPTSTTGQIIHHEGYSLSYSEPHEQAEWVAYELKKSQLSNSNFERPYFEIDKAVKTGAAHWRNYKNSGYDRGHLCPAADRRYSQLAHDETFLTSNISPQKHDFNAGIWNTLEQKVRYWASKYDGVFVITGGVLNGKMKTIGDEAVSVPNQFYKVLIDNNSGKPKMIAFLMPHEDSNKPLYEFVVSVDTLEKLTGIDFFPELDDAIENQLEASSSYKGWSF is encoded by the coding sequence TTGAGCAAGCGCACATTATATTCCATCATAGCCATCTTAATTTTATTGGGTGTTTATAGCTATGAATATTTTTTAAATGAAGAAGAAAAAGCAGAGGTTGTTTCTGAAGGTAAATCGACTAAAAGCGATACCAATGCCTATTTTTTACCAACAAGTACCACGGGTCAAATCATTCATCACGAAGGCTATTCGTTGTCGTATAGTGAACCACACGAACAGGCTGAATGGGTAGCTTACGAATTAAAGAAATCGCAGCTTTCCAATTCAAACTTTGAACGCCCTTATTTTGAGATTGATAAAGCCGTAAAAACCGGGGCAGCCCATTGGCGCAACTATAAAAATTCGGGTTACGACCGCGGGCATTTATGTCCCGCAGCCGACAGGCGATACAGCCAATTGGCGCACGACGAAACCTTTTTAACCAGTAATATAAGTCCGCAAAAGCACGATTTTAATGCGGGTATTTGGAATACTTTAGAACAGAAAGTACGCTATTGGGCAAGCAAGTACGATGGCGTTTTTGTGATTACGGGTGGTGTTTTAAACGGCAAAATGAAAACCATTGGCGACGAAGCTGTTTCAGTACCCAATCAATTTTACAAAGTGTTGATTGATAACAATAGCGGCAAACCAAAAATGATAGCTTTTTTGATGCCACACGAAGATTCCAATAAACCCTTATATGAGTTTGTAGTGTCTGTGGATACGCTTGAAAAGCTAACGGGTATTGACTTTTTTCCAGAATTGGATGATGCTATTGAGAACCAATTAGAAGCTTCCAGCAGTTATAAAGGTTGGAGTTTTTAA
- a CDS encoding glycosyltransferase: MNFYIIIPAHNEASSIKLTLDSLVNQTHLPQKVVVVNDNSTDNTQNIVEAFAEKHHWISLVNASSSNQHLPGSKIINAFYKGYETLDDNYDVICKFDADLIFPDNYLEQLTVHFNNNEKLGMVSGFCYIEKNGDWVLENLTNKDHIRGALKTYRKQCFLDIGKLKPSMGWDTVDELLAQFYGWTILTDETLKVKHLKPTGISYNKASKFLQGEAMYKMRYGFFITCISAFKLAFKKKRFGLFTNYLRGYFKAKKQKLEYLVSEKEGKFIRDFRWKGMLNKLK; the protein is encoded by the coding sequence TTGAATTTCTACATCATTATTCCAGCACACAACGAAGCATCTTCAATAAAACTGACTTTAGATTCGTTGGTAAATCAAACACATTTGCCCCAAAAAGTGGTTGTGGTTAATGATAATTCTACTGATAATACTCAAAATATTGTTGAAGCTTTCGCTGAAAAGCACCATTGGATTTCATTGGTAAATGCTTCGTCCTCAAATCAACATTTACCGGGTTCAAAAATCATCAATGCGTTTTACAAGGGTTATGAAACTTTAGATGACAATTATGATGTGATCTGTAAATTTGATGCAGATTTAATTTTTCCCGACAACTATTTAGAACAGCTCACGGTTCATTTTAACAACAATGAAAAGCTAGGTATGGTTTCGGGGTTTTGCTATATTGAAAAAAACGGCGATTGGGTTTTAGAAAACCTAACCAATAAAGACCACATTCGGGGCGCATTAAAAACCTATAGAAAACAATGTTTTTTAGATATTGGCAAACTCAAACCATCTATGGGTTGGGATACGGTTGATGAACTGCTCGCCCAATTTTACGGGTGGACTATTTTAACCGACGAAACCCTTAAAGTAAAACACTTAAAGCCCACCGGCATTAGTTATAATAAAGCCTCAAAATTTTTGCAAGGCGAAGCCATGTATAAAATGCGCTATGGTTTTTTTATCACATGTATTTCGGCTTTTAAACTGGCTTTTAAAAAGAAAAGATTCGGGTTGTTTACAAATTATTTAAGGGGTTATTTTAAGGCGAAAAAACAGAAATTGGAGTATTTGGTTTCTGAAAAAGAAGGAAAATTTATTCGGGATTTTCGTTGGAAAGGCATGCTTAACAAATTAAAATAA
- a CDS encoding methyltransferase, whose product MYEKSYPNKRFKHTIEFLKKHVSTSEAILDLGVVNPFTKIMQDHGYRVENTKGEDLDIDTSTIVNSKAEVVTAFEIFEHLLSPFTVLKSIKADKLVASVPLKLWFSSAYRSKTDMLDRHYHEFEDWQFDWLLEKSGWKIMARQKWTNPTKKIGIRPILRWFTPRYYIVYAERIKNPKP is encoded by the coding sequence ATGTACGAGAAAAGCTATCCAAACAAACGCTTTAAGCACACCATTGAATTTTTAAAAAAACACGTTTCAACTTCTGAGGCTATTTTAGATTTAGGGGTGGTAAATCCGTTTACCAAAATCATGCAAGACCATGGTTACCGCGTTGAAAACACCAAAGGCGAGGATTTGGATATCGACACATCAACCATTGTAAATTCAAAAGCAGAAGTTGTTACCGCTTTCGAAATATTCGAGCATTTGCTCTCACCTTTCACGGTTTTAAAATCTATAAAAGCTGATAAACTGGTGGCCAGTGTGCCGCTTAAATTATGGTTTTCTTCGGCTTACCGAAGCAAAACGGATATGTTGGACAGACATTACCACGAATTTGAAGATTGGCAATTCGATTGGCTTTTGGAAAAATCCGGTTGGAAAATTATGGCTAGACAAAAATGGACCAACCCCACAAAAAAAATTGGCATCCGCCCTATTTTACGTTGGTTTACCCCAAGGTATTATATAGTTTATGCGGAAAGAATAAAAAATCCCAAACCATAA